From one Planococcus citri chromosome 3, ihPlaCitr1.1, whole genome shotgun sequence genomic stretch:
- the LOC135842127 gene encoding apoptosis-resistant E3 ubiquitin protein ligase 1 gives MINSPITTHNGLLFSVCCLLFYYFLQKYFKMHSYNEKLEVDRWIVENNFEMYKYVFENKEIEKLVDFANIVSIPELTASEEDRVKRAAYSLKQKLIFYQWLDTLSISQYFLKLTKEETNSLEDVYLLDDGKAHEILGKHFAAWSRGRQMLPSTKEALETFKLDLWANFVESYESFGTLKMIWFNGSILTISVCAAGITTLICRNQLWFAMQSDTSILHVITGRYLDPSMCCTYFSWSDPHPVGETLTFIVKFFQRNGLPYPICDKDNVQVEINFGVRKISSVLSLGGTAPEDANQGTVKFTVRYSGEYQISVLIKNVHIRNSPFTKKFLPGPVDPSKTKFERHSSIVICCVDVSCPLTIQPRDSFQNLCLTSSSNENETPSGVNLDLYRSVVKQGDEERTDICFQSFTWDRLSSKISFDMMFLQEGCYQVQVYYGDFLLQNGDFTCVVLNRSDHEMTSRSIKHRSISYEGKLIRVEGEPPFKPKRVIMYISPKQFTVKEFMLKFLMKRVATFRLCPSTKLQLLEETANGVPSFCVEDGCQPTIHLAAGNRNLVAATFTKFLLNNIGGSETFTEKQYFFYYEVRKYHQKHKHEPITIRVNRSNLLQSSLKATKNFTVKEWCNNFEVIFQGEQGIDWGGLRREWFQLTCEALFNPNNNLFKAFSDNPQALVHPNKYRPTNLKLKYYEFAGRLLGKCLYESALGGSYSQFVTAKFTRSFLAQLIGLRINHSYFQFDDPDLYLNKVKYILEHDVGDMDLYFVDEEYDRSGQLVKIIDLIPNGSRTKVTNNLKRQYLDSLAQYRLATNVKDEIETFLKGLNDIIPDNLLCIFDENELELLLCGTGEYSIADFRAHHIVNGPFPPSADFARILKWFWIAISNFTTEEMARLLQFTTGSSQLPPGGFKDLNPQFQLMPAPSFGNLPTAHTCFNQLCLPDYETYEQFEKSLLLAITEGTEGFGLI, from the exons ATGATAAATTCTCCCATAACAACTCATAATGGCTTATTATTCTCAGTATGCTgccttttattttattattttttacaaaaatatttcaaaatgcattCCTATAATGAGAAATTGGAAGTCGACCGATGGATAGTGGAGAATAATTTCGAAATGTACaaatacgtttttgaaaataagg AAATAGAAAAGTTGGTTGATTTTGCCAACATCGTGAGTATTCCAGAACTGACAGCATCTGAAGAAGATCGAGTCAAGAGAGCTGCGTATTCGTTGAAACAGAAATTGATATTCTATCAATGGTTGGATACTTTGAGTATTTCGCAGTATTTCCTCAA GTTAACGAAAGAAGAAACCAATTCGTTAGAAGATGTTTATTTGTTGGATGACGGTAAAGCTCACGAAATTCTAGGCAAACATTTCGCAGCCTGGAGCAGAGGTAGGCAAATGTTGCCCAGTACAAAAGAAGCTCTAGAAACTTTCAAATTGGATTTGTGGGCGAATTTTGTAGAGTCGTATGAGAGCTTTGGTACCTTGAAGATGATTTGGTtcaatg GTAGCATTTTAACTATTTCGGTCTGTGCTGCTGGAATAACTACGTTAATATGCAGAAATCAATTATGGTTCGCTATGCAATCTGATACTTCCATTTTACATGTGATTACCGGTCGATATCTAGATCCTAGTATGTGCTGTACGTATTTTAGTTGGAGTGATCCTCATCCAGTTGGAGAAACGTTGACTTTCATCGTTAAA TTCTTCCAAAGAAACGGTCTTCCTTATCCTATTTGCGACAAAGATAACGTCCAGGTCGAGATTAATTTCGGCGTTAGAAAAATCTCATCTGTTTTATCACTCGGTGGAACTGCGCCAGAAGATGCTAACCAAGGAACTGTGAAATTTACCGTTAGATATTCCGGCGAATACCAAATAtcagttttgattaaaaacgtCCATATTCGTAATTCGCCTTTTACAAAGAAATTTCTACCAG GACCCGTTGATCCTAGTAAAACAAAGTTTGAAAGACATAGTTCGATAGTGATTTGTTGCGTTGATGTATCCTGTCCGTTAACCATCCAACCTCGagattcgtttcaaaatttgtgtttAACGAGTTCttcgaatgaaaatgaaactccTAGCGGTGTGAATTTAGATTTGTATCGTTCGGTCGTCAAACAG ggcGATGAAGAAAGAACCGATATATGTTTTCAATCGTTCACTTGGGATCGACTATCATCGAAAATATCATTCGACATGATGTTTCTCCAAGAAGGATGCTATCAAGTTCAAGTATACTACGGTGATTTCTTGTTACAAAATGGAGATTTTACTTGCGTTGTTTTGAATA gATCAGATCACGAAATGACTTCTAGAAGTATCAAACATAGGAGCATCTCGTACGAAGGTAAATTAATCAGAGTCGAAGGAGAACCTCCATTTAAACCAAAAAGGGTAATAATGTATATTTCTCCGAAACAATTCACTGTCAAGGAATTTATGCTGAAGTTTCTTATGAAAAGAGTAGCTACTTTTCGTCTGTGTCCTTCTACcaaa CTTCAGCTTTTAGAAGAGACAGCGAATGGAGTTCCGTCCTTTTGTGTCGAAGATGGATGCCAACCTACGATTCATTTGGCTGCTGGAAATAGGAACTTGGTTGCTGCGacatttacgaaatttttactaaataataTCG GGGGTTCGGAAACCTTCACtgaaaagcaatattttttttattacgaagTTCGAAAATATCATCAGAAACATAAACATGAGCCCATTACGATTCGAGTGAATAGAAGTAATCTCCTACAATCC tCGCTCAAagccacaaaaaattttactgtgaAAGAATGGTGCAATAATTTTGAAGTCATTTTCCAAGGAGAGCAAG GTATCGATTGGGGTGGTCTAAGAAGAGAATGGTTTCAATTGACGTGCGAGGCTTTATTCAACCccaataataatttatttaaagcATTTAGCGATAATCCTCAA GCTTTAGTCCATCCAAACAAATACCGACCaactaatttaaaattaaaatattacgaattcGCCGGACGACTTTTAGGAAAATGTTTATACGAGTCAGCTTTAGGAGGTTCTTATAGTCAGTTCGTTACAGCTAAATTTACTCGATCTTTTCTAGCGCAATTAATCGGGCTTCGTATTAATCATAGT TATTTCCAATTCGACGATCCGGATTTATACTTGAATAAAGTGAAGTATATTTTAGAACACGATGTCGGTGATATGGATTTATATTTCGTTGACGAAGAATACGATCGATCTGGACAGTTGGTCAAG ATAATCGATTTAATTCCAAATGGCAGTAGAACCAAAGTGACGAACAATTTGAAACGTCAGTACCTCGACAGCCTAGCTCAATATCGTTTAGCTACAAATGTTAAAGacgaaattgaaacatttttgaaaggatTAAATGACATCATTCCGGACAATTTGTTAtgtatttttgacgaaaatgaatTAGAA ctTTTATTATGCGGTACTGGCGAATACAGTATTGCTGATTTCCGAGCTCATCACATAGTTAACGGTCCATTCCCTCCATCTGCCGATTTcgccagaattttaaaatggttCTGGATCGCGATATCTAATTTTACCACCGAAGAAATGGCACGCTTGTTACAATTTACTACGGGGTCGTCTCAACTACCACCGGGCGGATTCAAAGATCTGAATCCTCAATTTCAGTTAATGCCTGCTCCGTCATTTGGCAATTTACCTACCGCTCATACGTG TTTTAATCAGCTATGTTTACCTGATTACGAAACGTACGAACAGTTTGAGAAATCTTTACTACTCGCGATTACCGAAGGCACGGAAGGATTTGGAttgatttga